The following are encoded in a window of Vigna unguiculata cultivar IT97K-499-35 chromosome 8, ASM411807v1, whole genome shotgun sequence genomic DNA:
- the LOC114194932 gene encoding uncharacterized protein LOC114194932 yields MILDAAAGGTMMSVDAEQAIRIIEALASTDHQAQHNRQTVQRKGVLDLSTTDAILAQNKILTQQIEALTKQMFKLPEQLQVVQSSPSQQPMRCDFCGGDHPNGHCSYQSSSQGEVQYVSNQGRPGNFSNNNNFSQGWRNNPNQNFGWKQDAGPSNKQPPYQQQQQHYPSVHDRTSKLEDTLEKFMQASLTNQKNTEASIRNLETQVGQLAKQLSDQQTGQFPANRQTNPKEHCKSITTRSGKVVGRGIGDNLGVEEEMPTYAKFMKELLTKKRRFSEETVELEAGCGAIIQKSLPQKSKDPWSFTIPVTIGTLPVGKALLDLDASINLMPLSMLRRIGDLEVRPTRMTL; encoded by the exons ATGATATTAGATGCAGCAGCAGGTGGAACAATGATGAGTGTAGATGCGGAGCAAGCAATAAGAATCATTGAGGCATTAGCATCCACAGATCATCAAGCTCAGCATAATAGGCAAACTGTTCAGAGGAAGGGAGTGCTAGATCTTAGTACTACAGATGCGATCTTAGCTCAGAATAAGATTCTAACTCAACAGATTGAAGCACTAACGAAGCAGATGTTTAAATTACCAGAGCAGTTGCAAGTTGTGCAATCTTCTCCTAGTCAACAACCCATGAGATGTGACTTCTGTGGAGGAGATCATCCAAATGGTCATTGTTCTTATCAGAGTAGCTCACAAGGAGAAGTTCAATATGTGAGCAACCAAGGAAGACCAGGAAATTTCTCCAACAATAACAACTTTTCACAAGGGTGGAGAAACAATCCAAATCAGAATTTTGGATGGAAGCAAGATGCTGGTCCTTCAAACAAACAACCTCCTTatcaacaacagcaacaacattATCCTTCGGTGCATGACAGAACATCTAAACTGGAGGATACTTTAGAAAAGTTTATGCAAGCTTCTTTGACTAATCAGAAAAATACAGAAGCTTCAATCAGAAATCTCGAAACACAGGTTGGACAGTTGGCGAAACAATTATCAGATCAGCAGACAGGTCAATTTCCAGCCAACAGACAGACTAATCCCAAGGAGCATTGTAAATCTATTACCACCCGAAGTGGTAAAGTTGTGGGAAGAGGGATTGGAGACAACCTGGGTGTAGAGGAGGAG ATGCCGACATAtgcaaaattcatgaaagaGCTCTTAACAAAAAAGAGAAGATTCTCTGAAGAGACAGTGGAGCTTGAAGCAGGGTGTGGTGCTATAATTCAGAAATCATTACCTCAGAAATCCAAAGACCCTTGGAGCTTCACTATTCCAGTTACAATCGGGACATTACCAGTGGGAAAAGCATTGCTTGATCTGGATGCCAGTATAAATTTGATGCCTTTGTCTATGCTACGGAGAATAGGAGATCTGGAAGTGAGGCCTACACGGATGACATTATAG